A region of Cardinium endosymbiont of Sogatella furcifera DNA encodes the following proteins:
- a CDS encoding sigma-54 interaction domain-containing protein — translation MKEDLQYIKQRFNIIGNAPLLNRAIEVAMQVAATDLSVLITGESGTGKESFSKIIHALSPYRHGNFIAINCGAIPEGTIDAELFGHEKGAFTGALESRKGYFEEANGGTIFLDEIGEMPLGTQTRLLRVLEYGEYLKVGGSNVQKTKVRVVAATHVDLLYAIKQGKFREDLYYRLNTVPIHIPPLRERGVDIIQLFHKFSSDFAAKYRVKPLEISSDSKDILRTYAFPGNIRQLKNIVEQMALLEKVVMITPKVLEQYLPKAQSHTLPVLYKKWQDHGMQEYIYPILFDLKRDIAELKALMFNFIESGKSPIIKEQAQLGAYSDADNKQIHFLDTTQSFKEANLHDMSYTTENLSIEAQEQVLIRRSLQKNHGNRKNAADDLGISERTLYRKIKQYEIEASDFNQ, via the coding sequence ATGAAAGAAGATCTTCAATACATCAAACAACGGTTTAACATTATTGGCAATGCGCCATTGTTGAATCGAGCTATTGAGGTAGCGATGCAGGTCGCTGCCACCGATCTATCCGTTTTAATTACAGGTGAAAGTGGCACGGGAAAGGAATCTTTTTCCAAAATTATCCATGCACTAAGCCCCTACCGACATGGTAATTTTATAGCTATTAACTGTGGGGCCATTCCAGAAGGAACCATAGACGCTGAACTTTTTGGTCACGAAAAAGGCGCCTTTACGGGTGCTTTAGAAAGCCGAAAGGGCTACTTTGAAGAAGCCAATGGTGGAACCATCTTTCTAGATGAAATAGGTGAAATGCCCTTGGGGACACAAACTAGACTTTTGCGTGTGTTAGAATATGGAGAATATCTAAAAGTAGGTGGCTCTAACGTACAAAAAACCAAAGTGCGTGTAGTAGCAGCTACGCATGTAGACTTACTCTATGCCATTAAACAAGGAAAATTCCGAGAAGATTTGTATTACAGGCTCAATACAGTACCCATTCATATCCCCCCCCTACGTGAACGAGGCGTAGATATTATCCAGTTGTTTCATAAATTCTCTAGTGACTTTGCTGCTAAATACCGCGTTAAACCCCTAGAAATCAGTTCAGATTCAAAAGATATTTTGCGCACTTATGCATTTCCTGGGAACATCCGACAATTAAAAAATATTGTTGAGCAAATGGCACTACTTGAAAAAGTAGTTATGATTACACCCAAAGTACTAGAGCAATATTTACCGAAAGCACAAAGCCATACGTTACCAGTGCTTTATAAGAAATGGCAGGATCATGGCATGCAAGAATATATATATCCTATCCTCTTTGATTTAAAAAGAGATATCGCAGAACTAAAAGCATTAATGTTTAATTTTATAGAGTCTGGGAAAAGTCCGATTATAAAGGAACAAGCGCAACTCGGTGCCTATAGTGATGCAGACAACAAGCAGATTCATTTTCTAGATACCACACAATCCTTTAAAGAAGCGAACCTACATGACATGTCCTATACAACAGAGAACCTTTCTATTGAAGCTCAAGAACAAGTATTAATTCGTAGGTCGCTGCAAAAAAACCATGGGAACCGTAAAAATGCAGCGGATGATTTAGGGATTTCTGAAAGAACACTTTATCGAAAAATTAAACAATATGAAATTGAAGCGTCCGATTTTAACCAATAG
- the asnS gene encoding asparagine--tRNA ligase — protein sequence MHTKIKELLQFGTVGAQVEAKGWIRTKRINKQVVFLTLNDGSCQQSLQVVMSPSELPKELLSQLVTGSSVAVSGRLVASKGANQSVELDGHHLTLLGNALDYPLQPKAHSLEFLRTWAHLRFRTNTFGAVFRIRHAISYAIHHFFHERGFFYLHTPIITAADAEGAGELFRVTTLETPPKHPDGSMDYSADFFHTATNLTVSGQLAAEAAAMGLGAVYTFGPTFRAENSNTTRHLAEFWMVEPEVAFHTLDDTIALAEALLKFLLDYVLKTCPDELDFLNQRLLSHSNAEEATMTLLERLQFVLEQPFAHITYTEAIAILTASNKHSQFVYPITGWGMDLQSEHERYLVEHHFKRPVVVTDYPKAIKAFYMRQNDDGKTVAAMDILFPGVGEIIGGSQREERMDYLTAVMQRTGIQNLNWYLDTRRFGTIPHSGFGLGLDRFVLFVTGMENIRDVIPFPRTPGHVPC from the coding sequence TTGCATACCAAAATTAAAGAACTTTTACAATTTGGCACAGTAGGTGCACAAGTTGAAGCCAAGGGCTGGATCCGCACCAAACGGATCAATAAACAGGTTGTGTTTCTTACGCTTAATGATGGTTCTTGTCAGCAAAGTTTACAGGTAGTAATGTCCCCTTCTGAACTCCCCAAAGAGCTGCTAAGCCAGCTGGTTACAGGGTCTAGTGTTGCGGTCTCTGGCCGTTTGGTAGCTTCAAAAGGTGCCAACCAATCGGTAGAATTAGATGGTCATCACCTAACCCTACTGGGTAATGCGCTAGACTACCCATTGCAACCCAAGGCGCATTCACTGGAATTTCTACGTACATGGGCACACCTTCGATTTCGCACCAATACTTTTGGTGCCGTGTTTCGCATCAGGCATGCCATTAGTTATGCCATTCACCATTTTTTTCACGAACGTGGTTTCTTTTACCTCCATACGCCTATTATTACTGCAGCAGATGCAGAAGGTGCAGGGGAATTGTTCCGTGTAACCACCTTAGAGACACCACCTAAACATCCAGATGGTAGTATGGATTATAGCGCAGACTTTTTTCATACCGCTACCAACTTAACCGTTTCTGGCCAGCTTGCGGCAGAAGCAGCTGCCATGGGACTAGGAGCGGTCTATACTTTTGGCCCCACTTTCAGAGCAGAAAATTCGAATACAACCAGACACCTAGCAGAGTTCTGGATGGTTGAACCAGAGGTAGCCTTTCATACGCTGGACGATACGATTGCGCTTGCAGAAGCGTTGTTAAAATTTTTATTAGACTATGTACTTAAAACATGCCCAGACGAGCTTGATTTTTTAAACCAACGCTTGCTGAGCCATAGCAATGCAGAAGAGGCAACCATGACACTATTGGAACGGTTGCAGTTCGTACTAGAACAACCTTTCGCCCATATTACCTATACAGAAGCCATTGCTATTTTAACGGCATCCAATAAGCATAGTCAATTTGTCTATCCTATTACCGGTTGGGGCATGGACCTCCAATCGGAACATGAGCGTTATTTAGTAGAGCATCATTTTAAAAGACCTGTAGTAGTAACCGATTATCCAAAAGCTATCAAGGCCTTTTATATGCGCCAAAATGATGATGGAAAAACGGTAGCCGCTATGGATATACTTTTCCCTGGCGTAGGCGAAATTATTGGAGGCTCCCAAAGAGAAGAACGCATGGATTACTTGACAGCCGTAATGCAACGTACCGGTATTCAAAATTTGAACTGGTATCTGGACACCAGACGCTTTGGAACGATACCCCATAGCGGATTTGGTTTAGGTCTGGACCGATTTGTATTGTTTGTAACAGGAATGGAAAACATACGTGATGTCATTCCATTTCCACGTACCCCAGGCCACGTGCCCTGTTAG
- the secG gene encoding preprotein translocase subunit SecG, with the protein MSVFNLLTVLIIIVAILLIGTILLQEPKERITPSGGGAASIQRIGINQKADFLEKTTWVLVGLLLFLTLLSSIFLKGASQSNISPNLAQAQQTLQTTVPPNTTNNDTIKD; encoded by the coding sequence ATGTCTGTATTCAATTTACTTACTGTACTTATTATTATTGTAGCCATTCTCTTGATTGGCACCATCTTACTGCAGGAGCCTAAGGAGCGGATTACGCCTTCAGGTGGAGGTGCAGCTTCTATACAACGTATTGGCATTAATCAAAAAGCAGATTTTCTAGAAAAAACCACCTGGGTACTAGTAGGGTTATTGCTCTTCTTAACCCTCTTGTCTTCTATTTTTCTTAAAGGTGCATCACAGTCAAATATAAGTCCCAATCTGGCTCAAGCGCAGCAAACCTTACAGACCACAGTCCCACCAAACACTACCAATAATGACACGATAAAGGATTAG
- the lptE gene encoding LPS assembly lipoprotein LptE, producing the protein MKLKRPILTNSLYLVFSLLGLHSCGLFTFLDTSLSRDIKTFSVQAFYTEVTEGPIDMPQKLTEALITKISRTTSLTREEKDGNIQYEGIIKSFSYTTAFSTKNEQGNNLKEVQRLTITIEVAYLNLIDEESSFKKKQFSASADMLSTENKLEKEPELIKEIFNKLVDDICSKSIDNW; encoded by the coding sequence ATGAAATTGAAGCGTCCGATTTTAACCAATAGTCTATACCTTGTTTTTAGTTTACTAGGGTTACACAGTTGTGGTCTTTTTACTTTCTTAGACACTTCGCTTTCTCGCGATATAAAGACCTTTTCTGTTCAGGCGTTTTATACAGAGGTGACAGAGGGTCCAATAGATATGCCCCAAAAACTTACTGAAGCACTTATAACCAAAATATCACGTACCACATCGCTAACCCGAGAAGAAAAAGATGGTAACATACAATACGAAGGCATTATTAAATCATTTTCATATACTACAGCCTTCAGTACAAAAAATGAGCAAGGTAATAACCTAAAAGAAGTACAGCGTTTAACCATAACTATAGAAGTTGCTTACTTGAATCTTATTGATGAGGAATCTTCATTTAAGAAAAAACAATTTTCAGCTAGCGCTGATATGCTTTCAACTGAAAATAAATTAGAAAAAGAACCTGAATTGATTAAAGAAATTTTTAATAAACTAGTGGATGATATTTGTAGCAAGTCCATAGATAACTGGTAA
- the miaB gene encoding tRNA (N6-isopentenyl adenosine(37)-C2)-methylthiotransferase MiaB has product MEQKTFIAADDATVNRPPNHPPLYRKLYIESYGCQMNFSDSEIVASIMDQQGFVFTDHYHEADLILINTCAIRDKAEQTIRNRLLVFNQQKIQQPDLIVGILGCMAERLKTQLLEEEKVVDLVAGPDAYRDLPRLISQVDKGYKAVNTFLSKEETYADIAPIRLHSSGVTAFISIMRGCNNMCSFCIVPFTRGRERSRDPYSIVQEATKLFKSGYKEVTLLGQNVDSYSWHPAKTEAATPLHHGSNADIRFAQLLAMVAEIDPKLRVRFSTSHPKDMTDEVLHTMKAYHNICKHIHLPVQSGNSRVLKLMNRTYDRAWYIERIHAIRNILGPSCAISSDMIAGFCSETEAEHADTLSLMDYVQYDFSFMFYYSERPGTLAARKYPDDVPETVKKRRLSEIIAKQRAHALMHNQKSIDQVYEVLIEKYSKKSDAFFQGRTSQNKIVVFPKGSYTIGDYVAVHITHCNAATLFGTVVS; this is encoded by the coding sequence ATGGAACAAAAAACATTTATTGCTGCAGATGATGCTACCGTAAACAGACCACCCAACCACCCTCCGTTGTATAGAAAACTATATATAGAAAGCTACGGCTGCCAAATGAATTTTTCTGATAGTGAAATAGTAGCGTCTATTATGGACCAGCAAGGTTTTGTATTTACAGATCACTACCATGAGGCAGACCTTATTCTCATCAACACATGTGCCATTCGGGATAAAGCCGAACAGACGATTCGCAATAGATTATTGGTGTTTAATCAACAAAAGATACAACAGCCTGACCTGATTGTAGGTATATTAGGCTGTATGGCAGAACGGCTTAAAACGCAATTACTAGAAGAGGAAAAAGTAGTGGATTTAGTAGCGGGACCAGATGCCTATAGAGACCTTCCCAGATTAATTAGTCAAGTAGATAAAGGATATAAGGCGGTCAATACTTTTTTGTCTAAAGAAGAAACCTATGCCGATATTGCGCCCATTCGCTTGCATTCAAGTGGTGTAACCGCTTTTATCTCAATTATGAGGGGGTGTAATAATATGTGTTCGTTTTGTATTGTCCCTTTTACCCGGGGACGTGAACGGAGCAGAGATCCTTATTCTATTGTCCAAGAAGCTACCAAATTATTTAAATCAGGATACAAGGAGGTTACCCTTTTAGGACAAAATGTAGATTCTTATAGCTGGCATCCTGCTAAGACCGAAGCTGCTACGCCGCTACATCATGGATCCAACGCAGACATTCGCTTTGCTCAATTGCTGGCCATGGTGGCTGAGATTGATCCGAAGTTAAGGGTGCGTTTTTCCACCTCCCACCCTAAAGATATGACGGATGAGGTGTTGCATACGATGAAAGCCTACCACAACATCTGTAAACACATTCACCTTCCCGTACAAAGTGGCAATAGCCGCGTCCTAAAACTAATGAACCGTACCTACGATCGCGCATGGTATATAGAAAGAATTCATGCCATTAGAAATATCTTAGGTCCATCTTGCGCCATTTCTTCCGATATGATTGCAGGCTTCTGCTCCGAAACAGAAGCAGAACATGCAGATACCCTCTCACTCATGGATTACGTGCAATATGATTTTTCCTTTATGTTTTATTACTCCGAACGTCCAGGCACATTAGCGGCTAGAAAATATCCCGATGACGTGCCAGAAACAGTTAAAAAACGTAGATTAAGCGAAATTATAGCCAAACAACGTGCACATGCCTTGATGCACAATCAAAAAAGTATAGATCAAGTCTATGAAGTATTAATTGAAAAATACTCCAAAAAATCAGACGCATTTTTTCAAGGTAGAACCAGTCAAAACAAGATTGTTGTATTTCCCAAAGGGAGCTATACAATAGGCGATTATGTAGCGGTACATATTACCCATTGCAATGCAGCCACGCTGTTTGGAACCGTCGTATCTTAA
- the vgrG gene encoding type VI secretion system tip protein VgrG, which yields MATAFSGDFIKYAIKVGSKNLDANYPIQSIMVDKRINKIPYAKIVLHDGSMQSQTFSIANDKTFTIGTTVTIHAGHGDGLEQLFEGVVAKLAIQSRSTGWSTLTVTCRDAAYKTTLAPKTKHFVKSKDSDLLKKILGSYSGLSHKIEATTIVHENIAQHEISDWDFLNIRAEANGQIVVVNDGTLTVKKPKATGKGAFTYTYGADFIDFDAEIDAKNPWSAVTALSWDSNKQNKIIEQANDPGEQSMGDLSYKKLTAAAQPGSVAISHGGVLDPSEIKTLATGLLNRSRIAKIKGRVTVSGNAALRHDGLITIEKGASHFAGNAYVSGVQHIISDGNWQTILTLGLEAQRYMYQYRDIGALPAAGMMPPIYGLQLGIVKQITQDPQKQNRILVHLPLVQDKPKEGIWCRLASFYATQASGAFFIPELEDEVVVGFVNDDIRFPIILGSLHSNKHVPPKTVDPKNSFKSFISKEKLEFSFHDDKEGPEIIIKTPKGGLIQISDKKKSIEMVDQNGNKVVLSNDGINLTSSKDINLNARASITIKSGKDVVVNGTQNINLKSLNINAKASMKAVLNGNASTEVKSDMVTIIKGTTVLIN from the coding sequence ATGGCAACAGCTTTTTCAGGTGATTTTATTAAGTACGCCATCAAGGTAGGTTCTAAAAACCTAGATGCCAATTACCCTATACAATCCATCATGGTGGATAAAAGAATCAACAAAATCCCTTATGCAAAAATAGTTTTGCATGATGGCAGCATGCAGTCACAAACTTTTTCTATAGCCAATGATAAAACCTTTACCATTGGTACTACGGTTACCATACACGCCGGTCATGGAGATGGATTAGAGCAGTTATTCGAGGGCGTAGTGGCCAAATTAGCCATTCAGTCTAGGTCAACGGGATGGTCTACCTTGACTGTAACTTGTAGAGATGCGGCCTATAAAACCACTCTTGCGCCTAAAACGAAACATTTTGTAAAAAGTAAGGATAGTGATCTTTTAAAAAAGATTTTGGGTAGTTATAGTGGCCTAAGCCATAAAATTGAAGCGACCACTATTGTACATGAAAATATTGCACAGCACGAAATATCAGATTGGGACTTCCTCAATATTCGCGCCGAGGCAAATGGACAAATCGTAGTAGTAAATGATGGAACCCTTACAGTCAAAAAACCAAAAGCAACTGGCAAAGGTGCTTTTACCTATACCTATGGAGCCGACTTTATTGACTTCGATGCTGAAATAGATGCAAAAAACCCATGGTCAGCTGTTACTGCCCTCTCCTGGGATAGTAATAAGCAAAATAAAATTATTGAACAAGCCAATGATCCAGGAGAACAGTCTATGGGAGACCTTTCCTATAAAAAATTAACTGCTGCTGCCCAACCAGGTAGCGTGGCCATATCCCACGGTGGGGTACTAGATCCTTCGGAAATCAAAACGTTGGCCACTGGCTTACTAAACCGAAGTAGAATCGCTAAAATCAAAGGACGCGTTACCGTTTCAGGCAATGCTGCATTGCGCCATGATGGACTGATCACCATTGAAAAAGGAGCCAGTCACTTTGCAGGCAATGCGTATGTATCGGGTGTGCAACATATTATATCAGATGGCAACTGGCAAACCATATTAACCTTAGGGTTAGAGGCACAACGCTATATGTACCAATACCGTGACATCGGTGCACTGCCAGCAGCAGGTATGATGCCCCCTATATATGGGTTACAGCTTGGTATCGTCAAACAGATTACACAAGATCCTCAAAAACAGAATCGGATTTTGGTACATTTGCCTTTAGTACAAGATAAACCCAAAGAGGGCATTTGGTGTCGTCTAGCTTCATTTTATGCTACACAAGCATCAGGTGCTTTTTTTATCCCGGAATTGGAAGATGAAGTGGTAGTAGGCTTCGTAAACGACGACATTCGATTTCCTATTATTCTAGGCTCCCTGCATAGTAACAAGCATGTACCACCTAAAACAGTAGACCCTAAAAATTCTTTTAAATCATTTATTTCTAAAGAAAAATTAGAGTTTAGTTTCCATGATGATAAAGAAGGTCCTGAAATCATTATTAAAACACCCAAAGGAGGGCTGATACAAATATCAGATAAGAAAAAAAGCATTGAAATGGTAGACCAGAATGGCAACAAAGTAGTGTTAAGCAACGATGGCATCAACCTAACCAGCAGTAAAGATATTAACTTGAATGCAAGGGCTAGTATCACCATAAAGTCAGGCAAAGATGTGGTGGTCAATGGTACACAAAATATAAACTTGAAGAGCCTGAATATCAATGCAAAAGCTTCTATGAAGGCTGTTTTAAATGGCAATGCCAGTACAGAAGTCAAATCTGATATGGTTACGATTATTAAAGGTACAACCGTATTAATTAATTAA
- a CDS encoding GPW/gp25 family protein: MEDDNNFLGIGWKFPPSFNHHSSTVEMVNGLSDIRESLIILMRTRVGERIVEQQYGCDLTPLAFQQLDLNLETFMVNNIKQTITEHEPRVEALDVQLTTPNDGEGAIDINVSYKVKKLDIEETIQYGYHPIFNK; encoded by the coding sequence ATGGAAGATGACAACAATTTCTTGGGTATAGGATGGAAGTTTCCACCTTCTTTTAATCACCATAGCAGCACAGTAGAAATGGTCAACGGATTGAGCGATATCCGAGAAAGTTTAATCATCTTAATGCGTACTAGAGTGGGTGAACGCATTGTAGAACAGCAATATGGTTGTGATCTGACACCCCTTGCCTTTCAACAATTAGATCTGAACCTAGAAACTTTTATGGTGAATAACATCAAGCAAACCATTACAGAACATGAACCCAGAGTAGAAGCCCTAGATGTCCAACTGACCACGCCAAACGATGGAGAAGGGGCCATCGATATTAATGTAAGTTATAAGGTTAAAAAATTAGATATAGAAGAAACGATTCAATATGGCTACCATCCTATTTTTAACAAATAA
- the rpoN gene encoding RNA polymerase factor sigma-54, translated as MQKLQLEQKLTQRLSGQQIQFIKLLQVPTIALNDYISKEVTANPLLDEEREGEDQDAAATVSESLVQDLPDYRSTDVKLYKTQTTRDLWTPAVVSLQEKLKEQLHLLHLNPVGYIIGEHLIGSLDQDGYLQCDLEIVVQDLHVIHYLELSLQEVAAVLTAIQHFDPPGIAARNLQECLCIQLQGQDQQDPIIQLAQRVVSSCFEALTKKHYETIVKKLGVTDRPLLKEALAHIARLNPRPGRHHNGIDDTSDYLTPDFIIVENQGKLTAELIHYPVYKPRFNKKYLALLESYEQNKQQDVASQEMIAFLKKKLEHAKWFMEALGQRSQTLLKAMNAILALQYAFFLEGEETDRLKPMVLQHVADKVGMDASTISRIVNQKSVQGKFGVYPLKFFFSEGISKATGEDISNKVVKNRILELIDSEDKQNPYSDEQIVAILIGEGYNVARRTVTKYRKQLDLPVARLRKALLT; from the coding sequence ATGCAAAAGTTACAATTAGAGCAAAAGTTAACGCAGCGGTTATCTGGACAACAAATTCAATTTATTAAGCTATTGCAAGTGCCTACTATTGCACTCAATGACTACATCTCAAAAGAGGTCACCGCTAACCCTTTGCTAGATGAAGAAAGAGAGGGAGAAGATCAAGATGCAGCAGCTACTGTATCAGAATCATTGGTTCAGGATCTTCCTGACTATCGTTCAACGGATGTAAAGCTATACAAAACACAAACTACTCGGGACCTTTGGACCCCAGCTGTCGTTTCACTTCAAGAAAAGTTAAAAGAGCAACTGCATTTACTCCATTTAAATCCAGTAGGCTATATCATAGGCGAGCATCTGATTGGTAGTTTGGATCAAGATGGTTACCTACAATGTGATCTAGAAATTGTTGTACAAGATCTTCATGTAATCCATTATTTAGAACTTTCTCTACAAGAGGTAGCGGCAGTATTAACTGCTATTCAGCATTTCGATCCACCTGGTATTGCAGCTAGGAATCTGCAGGAATGTTTGTGCATACAGCTGCAAGGACAAGACCAGCAAGATCCAATTATTCAATTGGCACAGCGTGTGGTCAGTAGTTGTTTTGAAGCCCTTACTAAGAAGCATTATGAGACCATAGTGAAAAAATTAGGTGTGACAGATAGGCCGCTCTTGAAAGAGGCCCTAGCCCATATTGCTCGATTGAATCCCAGACCAGGGCGCCATCATAATGGAATAGATGATACCAGTGATTACCTTACACCAGACTTTATAATCGTAGAAAATCAAGGGAAACTTACTGCTGAATTGATCCATTATCCGGTATACAAGCCGCGCTTTAATAAAAAATATCTTGCGTTGTTAGAAAGTTATGAGCAAAACAAACAACAGGATGTAGCAAGCCAAGAGATGATTGCTTTTTTGAAAAAAAAACTAGAGCATGCTAAGTGGTTTATGGAGGCGCTTGGTCAACGGAGCCAAACCCTTTTAAAGGCCATGAACGCAATTTTAGCATTGCAATATGCTTTCTTTTTAGAAGGGGAAGAAACAGATCGATTAAAGCCAATGGTTTTGCAGCATGTAGCTGATAAGGTTGGTATGGATGCTTCTACTATTTCAAGGATTGTTAACCAAAAATCAGTCCAAGGCAAATTTGGTGTGTATCCACTAAAATTTTTCTTTTCTGAAGGCATCAGTAAAGCTACCGGAGAGGATATCAGCAATAAAGTGGTAAAAAATAGAATTTTAGAATTAATTGATAGTGAAGATAAACAAAACCCTTATTCAGATGAACAGATCGTAGCTATATTGATAGGTGAGGGCTATAATGTGGCACGCCGTACCGTAACGAAGTATAGAAAACAGTTGGATCTACCTGTTGCTAGGTTGCGGAAGGCATTGCTAACATGA
- a CDS encoding PAAR domain-containing protein has product MKQPAAVLSNKHMCPMVTPGTPPAPHVNGGIIIIILGCPNVFINNLPAARVGDKLICSGPPPHQDTIVKGSSNVLIDKKPAARLGDTTSMGGMIVQGCATVIISG; this is encoded by the coding sequence ATGAAACAACCTGCAGCTGTATTATCAAATAAGCATATGTGCCCTATGGTAACGCCAGGTACTCCACCTGCACCTCATGTGAATGGAGGAATAATTATAATTATATTGGGTTGTCCTAATGTTTTTATAAATAACCTTCCTGCAGCAAGAGTGGGAGACAAGTTGATTTGTAGTGGCCCCCCACCCCATCAGGATACCATTGTAAAAGGATCTTCCAACGTTCTAATAGATAAAAAACCAGCGGCACGCTTAGGCGATACAACCAGTATGGGTGGCATGATAGTACAAGGGTGCGCTACCGTAATAATTAGTGGGTAA